The segment GGTTAATTTTAAAGGCGCTGGCGATCGCGATCGAGCAACCGCTGTGACAAATTTGTGTAATTTGTGCGATCGCGATCGAGCTTTTTTTGTCAATGCGTGTTATCATGCGAGCTCAAACTCAACGGCCCAAAACTTTCACCTCCGGTAAAACAGACTTGGGCACCATTCCGTGCACTCCTTTCTGCGGATTATTGACAGCCTGCGTAACCCTAAAATTTACGACTAGCGAAGACAAAACATAAGCATCTTCTTCTTTGAAACCTGCAAAATGTTGCAGCCAATAAACCGTCTGTTTTACCGCCATCTCAAACGCATCATCTAATGTTTCACCGAAACCCATAATTACAATATGAGTAGGCGTTTCAGCAAACGGAAATATTAGAAATAAATCCTTACGCAAGCAGATTTGAATAGTTCCATTCATCGAAGTTTCAATTGCAGTACCGTTAACTTCGCCGTCTCCCTGTGCCGAATGTCCGTCGCCCACAGACAGCAAACCGCCACGCACCGAAACAGGTAAAAATAACCGCGTTCCCGGTTGCAATTCCTGATTGTCCATATTCCCGCCGTAGCGTTCGGGAGGAATAGAAGAACGGTTGATTTGTGAATCAGCAACACCGATAATTCCGAAGAAGGGATGCAGCGGAATCTTAACCCCGCTACCTGCGGGAAATTCCGCAATCTTTTGCTGTAAATCTAGGGGGATAAACCGCAATTGAGGTGTAGGGAAATACTCAGATAAAACTCCCCATCCGGCACGAATTGCATTAAATCCTACTGGTAAACTCGGGTAAACTTCCTCGATGTGAATCTCTAAAACATCTCCCGGTTCGGCATTGTTAACATAAATCGGGCCTGTTAGCAAGTGCGGGCCCGGGCCGACTTTGCGGTTAGCGGGTAAATTCTCACAAATATCTAAAAATTCGGGGGTGACAAATTCCGGCGGGGCCTTGTCAGCAACATAATATCCTGAATAGGTTTCGATATCGATGCGATCGCCCGAATCGACAATTAAAGCAGGTTCAAGCTTGGGAGAGAAACCGCCCAAGTGTACGGTTTTGCAGTTAGCCTTGAGAATGTGGTGAGCCATTCGATTTGAGATTTTTCGATTTGAGATTTACTCCACAGATTAATCTAAAAACATGAACTTTGGTTAAAAATTTTAGACTCTCCATGACTTAAGTTGGGGGCTTTCACCCCTTTTTTAGGCGAAGTCATATCTATTTGAGATTAATCTACCCTTTCTCAGATAGATCAGGTATGTCTGGTAATGCGTAATGAGTCATTGATGATTGGCTTCTGGGCTTTTAAATGGCAAAACTTTTTATGATTACCGATTAGCGATTACCCAAGCCTACTTCATATGAGAGATCGAACTGCTATAGTTGAGGTTAATCGTATCTGAGACATTCTAAAAATTTCTTAACTTTTTGATAACATTCGTAATCTAAAATATAAAGTCTAGAATATGAAATCGCTGTTTTTGTTTGATACTAATGACCAATGACCTGTTTGAACAATGACCAATGACCTGTTTGAACAATGACAAATGACAAATGACAAATGACAAATGACAAATGACAAATGACCAATGACCAATGACCAATGACAAATGACAAATAACTTATGTTAACACCATTGCCCGATCGAGCAGAAACACCTCAGGGTTCTCCGCGCAATCCTTGGTTTTTTGCAGTTTTGATTTTGACGCTCCTATTATTAGGTTTAATTGTCCAATCTTTTCTCAACCAACCAAAACTTTTAACCGATCCGTTCCTGCAACTCCCAACAACTAACTCGGTGCGAGTCGTCTGGTTTACCGAATTTCCCGGGATTCGCAAT is part of the Microcoleus sp. bin38.metabat.b11b12b14.051 genome and harbors:
- a CDS encoding acetamidase/formamidase family protein, encoding MAHHILKANCKTVHLGGFSPKLEPALIVDSGDRIDIETYSGYYVADKAPPEFVTPEFLDICENLPANRKVGPGPHLLTGPIYVNNAEPGDVLEIHIEEVYPSLPVGFNAIRAGWGVLSEYFPTPQLRFIPLDLQQKIAEFPAGSGVKIPLHPFFGIIGVADSQINRSSIPPERYGGNMDNQELQPGTRLFLPVSVRGGLLSVGDGHSAQGDGEVNGTAIETSMNGTIQICLRKDLFLIFPFAETPTHIVIMGFGETLDDAFEMAVKQTVYWLQHFAGFKEEDAYVLSSLVVNFRVTQAVNNPQKGVHGMVPKSVLPEVKVLGR